One Thermococcus sp. genomic region harbors:
- a CDS encoding ABC transporter ATP-binding protein, whose protein sequence is MRGLWVEGVSYSYGDFRIDNINLGVSPEELVAIIGPNGAGKSTLLKLTYGLLKPERGRIEVDGMDVHQLSPGERVKLLGFVPQGHTPTFPFRVLDFVLLGSTPELGPFGAPNEGHRKKAMKLLKLFDMDPYLDKPYTSLSGGQIRLLLTARALMTSPKYLLLDEPTSELDLKNTLLVLQTVKKLSKDGVGVLLVIHDPNLAYLFADKLVLMKGGNIIAQGKPDEVFNEELLSRVYGIELELIECAGETVLRPKVEV, encoded by the coding sequence TTGAGGGGCTTATGGGTTGAGGGGGTATCCTACTCCTACGGGGACTTTAGGATAGATAACATCAACCTTGGGGTTAGTCCAGAGGAACTGGTCGCCATCATCGGACCTAACGGAGCTGGAAAGAGTACCCTGCTCAAGCTTACATACGGCCTTTTAAAGCCTGAGAGGGGAAGGATTGAGGTTGATGGAATGGACGTTCATCAACTTTCACCGGGAGAGAGGGTTAAGCTTCTCGGCTTCGTGCCCCAGGGTCACACTCCCACGTTTCCGTTCAGGGTTCTGGACTTTGTCCTTCTAGGCTCCACTCCAGAGCTGGGCCCATTTGGAGCCCCAAATGAAGGACACAGAAAGAAAGCCATGAAACTCCTGAAACTCTTTGATATGGATCCCTACTTGGATAAACCCTACACCTCCCTCAGTGGAGGGCAGATAAGGCTCCTGCTTACGGCGAGAGCCCTGATGACCTCACCAAAATACCTCCTCCTCGACGAACCGACGAGCGAGCTCGACCTTAAAAACACCCTTCTAGTCCTTCAGACGGTTAAGAAACTCTCAAAAGATGGTGTTGGTGTCCTACTGGTAATCCATGACCCCAACTTGGCTTACCTCTTTGCTGATAAGCTGGTTCTGATGAAAGGAGGGAACATAATTGCCCAAGGAAAGCCTGATGAAGTCTTCAACGAGGAGCTTTTAAGCAGGGTTTACGGTATAGAGCTGGAGCTTATAGAGTGCGCCGGTGAAACCGTTTTAAGGCCCAAGGTTGAGGTGTAA
- a CDS encoding flavodoxin domain-containing protein yields MRILIVYTTRYGTTKKAVELTKRLFEGRGGDVKVKRTEENPSPANYDLVIMAAPVYRDGPHWDIMEWVEAHKGELEDVPKAFFLVAMHLAGSVFMGKLHGGIAYSQPLIDAFEIPPFYGTLIGGEIDPEKLSYDDRRKMVRFYAVLGEKLEKKSLFKEKDVEAFVRRTLLYYDWFGKHFRKGGLDKVRDFDFMEKVREIEGLMG; encoded by the coding sequence TTGAGGATCCTAATTGTCTACACAACGCGCTACGGAACCACGAAAAAAGCTGTTGAGCTGACCAAAAGGCTTTTTGAGGGAAGAGGAGGTGATGTTAAGGTTAAGCGCACTGAAGAGAACCCATCTCCAGCCAACTATGATCTCGTCATCATGGCTGCTCCGGTCTACCGTGATGGTCCCCACTGGGACATAATGGAGTGGGTGGAAGCTCACAAAGGGGAGCTTGAAGATGTACCCAAGGCCTTCTTCCTAGTTGCCATGCACTTAGCAGGCTCGGTCTTTATGGGAAAACTCCACGGTGGGATAGCCTATTCCCAACCACTCATAGATGCCTTTGAGATCCCTCCCTTCTACGGAACGCTCATAGGGGGCGAAATAGACCCTGAAAAACTCAGCTATGATGACAGGAGAAAGATGGTTAGATTTTACGCCGTTCTTGGGGAAAAGCTGGAGAAAAAGAGCCTCTTCAAAGAGAAGGACGTTGAAGCATTCGTCAGGAGAACGCTCCTCTACTACGACTGGTTCGGAAAGCATTTCAGGAAGGGGGGGCTTGATAAGGTTAGGGACTTCGACTTCATGGAGAAGGTGAGAGAGATTGAGGGGCTTATGGGTTGA